The Luteimonas galliterrae genomic interval CGCTTGCGCGATGGAGGCGGCGGCGGGATGCTGCGGAACGGGGGCTGGCCTGAGGGAATCCGGTGGCGCAGCACAGCGAAGGATCGGCGGCCGACGCGCAGACGGATGCCGCGCATGGCATCGCCGACGACGGCGTGCGCTGGCACCGCAGCCTGCGCACGCGGCTATTGCTGTGGACGAGCCTGGGCGCCGCCGCGCTGCTGCTGGCCGGCACCTGGCTGATCTATGCCAATGCCCGCGAACTGCTAGTGGCGCAATCGCGGCACGAAATCCGCAGCCTGGCCGAGCAAGGCGCGCGCACGCTGCAGGCGACGTTGGGATCGGTGACCGTCAGCGCGCAGACGCTGGCGGCCAGCGTGCGCGGCATCGGCTACGCGCCGCGCGAACTCGACGCCGTGCTGCGCGCCGCCGTCGAAGGCGATCCGGACATCGCCGGCGCCATGCTGATCCTCGAACCGGGCGCGTTGGCGGACGCCGATCCCGAGCACAGCTGGTACGTGCGCCGCGACGGCGATAGCTATTACGTGCAGCCGATGCGCTACGAAGGCTACGACTACCACGATCAGCCGTGGTGGCCGCGCACCGTCGGCGGCGGCAAAGCGTGGTGGTCGGAGCCTTATCGCAACAACGCGACCGGCGGCCAGTATTTCGTCACCTACAACCTGCCGCTGCGGCGCACGCCCGGCGGCGCACCGGTCGGCATGGTCAGCCTGGACGTGCCGGTGCAGCGGCTTCGCGACCTGGTCGGCGCATCGGCGACGGACGATGCGATCCAGCGCATGCTGCTCAGCCCCGAGCGCCAGTACGTGCTGCACCCGCAAGCGGCGCTGGAAATGGCTGCGAGCCTGGACGGCCAAGCGCGGCAACCGGCGTACCGCGTCCTGCAGCCGCTGCTCGACGCGGTCCGCGCGCGCCGCGATGGGGAACTGGAATACTTCGACCCGCGCAACGGCGGCAATCGCATGACGCTGGTGCGCCCGGTCGGCGACAGCGGCTGGACCTTGGGCCTGTCCGTGTCGGAAAGCTACGTGCTGGCCGGCCTGAAACGGACCGCGCGCCAGGTGCTGATCGGCGGCCTCGTCGCGATCGCATTGATGTTGCTGCTGTTGCAGCTGGTCGCGCGGCGCATCACCGGGCCGCTGGCGTCGCTGACCGATTCGGCGCGGCACTTCGACGCCGGCGAGTTCGACCGGCCGCTGCCGCACACGGCGCGCCGCGACGAAGTCGGGCTGATGGCGCGCGCCTTCGACCATGCGCGCGGTTCGATCAAGGCGCAGATGGCGCAGATCGAACAGATGGCGATGGCCCGGCAGAAATTGGACAGCGAGTTGTCGATCGCGCGCGAGATCCAGCTGGCGATGCTGCCGCACGACCGCGCCGTGACGCACGGCGGCCGCAGCCTGCGGGCGCAGGCGCTGCTGGAGCCGGCCAAGGCGGTGGGCGGCGATTTCTACTGCCTGTTCGAGCGCGACGACGCCTTGTGGTTCGCGATCGGCGATGTGTCCGACAAGGGCGTGCCTGCCGCGCTGTTCATGGCGCGCAGCATCACCGTGCTGGAGATCGCCGCCGGCCGCGCCGCGACGCCGGCGCAGGCGCTGCGCGAGGCGGGCATGCGCCTGGCCGCGAACAACGACGCCTGCATGTTCGCGACCGTGCTGTGCGGCTGCGTCCTGCTCGACAGCGGCGAATGGTCGATGGCCAGCGCCGGGCACGAACCGCCGCTGCTGCGTCGCGCCGACGGCAGCGCGGAATTCGTCGCGCTGGCGTCGGGGCCGCCGCTGGGCATCGAAACCGATGCGGTTTACGAGGTCTGGCACGGCCTGCTGCAGCCGGGCGACGCGCTGGTCGCCTATACCGACGGCATCACCGAGGCCTTCGATGCGCAGCAGCAGGCCTTCGGCAGCGAAAGGCTGCTGCAGCACGTGCGCGAATGCACGGATCCGGCCCGCTTGTGCGCCTGCGTGGTCGCCGCCGCGCACGCTTTCGCCGGTGGCGCACCGCAATCGGACGACCTGACCGTGCTGGCGCTAAGCTTGTCGGCGACGACGGCGGAGGTCGCTTGAGCATGCATCTGCGGATCGCCATCCCGAACCGGCGCGAGCGCTTGCGCGAGCTGGCCGATACGATCGATGCGGCCTTGCTGGCGCACGGCATCGACCGCGTGCTGCGCGACGACGTGCGGCTGATCGCCGAAGAAGTGGCGGGCAACAGCGTCGGTCACGGTTACCCAGAAGACTGCAGCGGCGAAGTGGTGGTCGAAATCGATCGCCGGCCCGGCGCGCTGGCGCTGGAATTCCGCGACGACGGCCGCCCC includes:
- a CDS encoding SpoIIE family protein phosphatase translates to MAQHSEGSAADAQTDAAHGIADDGVRWHRSLRTRLLLWTSLGAAALLLAGTWLIYANARELLVAQSRHEIRSLAEQGARTLQATLGSVTVSAQTLAASVRGIGYAPRELDAVLRAAVEGDPDIAGAMLILEPGALADADPEHSWYVRRDGDSYYVQPMRYEGYDYHDQPWWPRTVGGGKAWWSEPYRNNATGGQYFVTYNLPLRRTPGGAPVGMVSLDVPVQRLRDLVGASATDDAIQRMLLSPERQYVLHPQAALEMAASLDGQARQPAYRVLQPLLDAVRARRDGELEYFDPRNGGNRMTLVRPVGDSGWTLGLSVSESYVLAGLKRTARQVLIGGLVAIALMLLLLQLVARRITGPLASLTDSARHFDAGEFDRPLPHTARRDEVGLMARAFDHARGSIKAQMAQIEQMAMARQKLDSELSIAREIQLAMLPHDRAVTHGGRSLRAQALLEPAKAVGGDFYCLFERDDALWFAIGDVSDKGVPAALFMARSITVLEIAAGRAATPAQALREAGMRLAANNDACMFATVLCGCVLLDSGEWSMASAGHEPPLLRRADGSAEFVALASGPPLGIETDAVYEVWHGLLQPGDALVAYTDGITEAFDAQQQAFGSERLLQHVRECTDPARLCACVVAAAHAFAGGAPQSDDLTVLALSLSATTAEVA
- a CDS encoding ATP-binding protein, with the protein product MHLRIAIPNRRERLRELADTIDAALLAHGIDRVLRDDVRLIAEEVAGNSVGHGYPEDCSGEVVVEIDRRPGALALEFRDDGRPFDPLSAPAPALDGDIDARPIGGLGLHLVRELAHSLSYAREEPYNVLRVTLRDPAHGR